From a single Serratia surfactantfaciens genomic region:
- a CDS encoding DUF805 domain-containing protein, translating into MTLQQWCFSFKGRIGRRDFWIWMGLWLVLMAAAFTLANYQLVAIQSIAFFIVALLWPTAAVLVKRLHDRNKAGWWALLLILAWMLAAGNWQMLAPIWQWGVGRFIPTLIIVMMMIDLGAFVGTPGDNRFGPEAEPVKFR; encoded by the coding sequence ATGACGTTACAACAGTGGTGTTTTTCTTTTAAGGGCCGCATCGGGCGGCGCGACTTCTGGATCTGGATGGGGCTGTGGCTGGTGCTGATGGCGGCGGCGTTTACGTTGGCCAATTATCAGCTGGTCGCCATTCAATCCATCGCCTTCTTTATCGTTGCGCTGCTGTGGCCGACGGCGGCGGTGCTGGTCAAGCGGCTGCACGATCGCAACAAGGCCGGCTGGTGGGCGCTGCTGCTGATCCTGGCGTGGATGCTGGCGGCGGGCAACTGGCAGATGCTGGCGCCAATCTGGCAATGGGGCGTCGGGCGTTTCATCCCGACGCTGATTATCGTGATGATGATGATCGATCTGGGCGCCTTCGTCGGTACGCCGGGGGACAATCGGTTCGGCCCGGAAGCCGAACCGGTGAAGTTCCGGTGA
- the tpiA gene encoding triose-phosphate isomerase: protein MRHPLVMGNWKLNGSTHMVNELIAGLRHELSSVDGCGVAIAPPVMYLDQAKHALAGSRIALGAQNVDVNLSGAFTGEVSANMLKDVGAQYIIIGHSERRTYHKESDEVIAEKFAVLKEAGLIPVLCIGETEAENAAGKTEEVCARQIDAVLKTLGAPAMKGTVIAYEPVWAIGTGKSATPAQAQAVHKFIRDHIAKHDAAVAAEIIIQYGGSVNDKNAAELFSQPDIDGALVGGASLKADAFAVIVKAAAAAKKA from the coding sequence ATGCGTCATCCATTAGTTATGGGTAACTGGAAGCTTAACGGCAGCACCCACATGGTCAACGAACTGATTGCCGGCCTGCGCCATGAGCTGAGCAGTGTTGACGGCTGTGGCGTCGCCATCGCCCCGCCGGTGATGTATCTGGATCAGGCCAAGCACGCGCTGGCCGGCAGCCGCATCGCGCTGGGCGCGCAGAACGTGGACGTTAACCTGTCCGGCGCCTTCACCGGTGAAGTTTCCGCCAACATGCTGAAAGACGTCGGCGCCCAGTACATCATCATCGGCCACTCCGAGCGTCGCACCTACCACAAAGAAAGCGACGAAGTCATCGCCGAGAAATTCGCCGTGCTGAAAGAAGCCGGCCTGATCCCGGTGCTGTGCATCGGTGAAACCGAAGCGGAAAACGCCGCGGGCAAAACCGAAGAAGTGTGCGCGCGCCAGATCGACGCCGTGCTGAAAACGCTGGGCGCACCGGCGATGAAAGGCACCGTGATCGCCTATGAGCCAGTCTGGGCCATCGGTACCGGCAAGTCCGCTACCCCTGCGCAGGCGCAGGCCGTGCACAAATTTATCCGTGATCACATCGCCAAGCACGATGCCGCGGTTGCCGCTGAAATCATCATCCAGTACGGCGGTTCGGTGAACGACAAGAACGCCGCGGAGCTGTTCTCTCAGCCGGACATCGACGGCGCGCTGGTTGGCGGCGCCTCGCTGAAAGCCGACGCTTTCGCCGTGATCGTCAAAGCCGCTGCCGCAGCGAAAAAAGCCTGA
- a CDS encoding DUF1454 family protein: MLRKTLVIACLLQAAATAWADPPAGETKPTAPYLLAGAPTFDLTVVKFREKYNRDNPKLPIGEFRAIPSAEDDSPLLTRAASKLNENLYASTALEKGTGKIKTLQITHLPLQQANEEKAARAIAINYMAALMRQFEPALTVEQSQNKVNNLLEKGKGSRFYQQQVGAIRYVVSDNGDKGVTFAVEPIKLALSEP; this comes from the coding sequence ATGCTGAGAAAAACCCTCGTCATCGCCTGCCTGCTGCAGGCGGCCGCCACTGCCTGGGCCGACCCGCCTGCAGGCGAAACGAAGCCCACCGCGCCTTACCTGTTGGCCGGAGCGCCGACCTTCGATCTGACGGTGGTCAAGTTCCGCGAGAAATACAATCGCGACAATCCCAAACTGCCGATTGGCGAATTTCGCGCCATTCCCTCGGCCGAAGATGATTCGCCGCTGCTGACGCGCGCCGCCAGCAAACTCAACGAAAACCTGTATGCCTCCACCGCGCTGGAGAAAGGTACCGGTAAAATCAAAACGTTGCAGATCACTCACCTGCCGCTGCAGCAGGCCAATGAAGAAAAAGCCGCGCGCGCCATCGCCATCAACTACATGGCGGCGCTGATGCGCCAGTTCGAACCGGCGTTGACGGTGGAACAGAGCCAGAACAAGGTGAACAACCTGCTGGAAAAAGGCAAAGGATCGCGCTTTTACCAACAGCAGGTCGGCGCCATTCGCTATGTCGTCTCGGACAACGGCGATAAAGGGGTAACCTTCGCAGTTGAACCGATTAAGCTGGCGCTTTCCGAGCCATAA
- a CDS encoding sulfate ABC transporter substrate-binding protein yields the protein MRKWGVGLTLVLLASGAMAKDIQLLNVSYDPTREFYQAYNTAFSKHYQAETGDKVTVRQSHGGSGKQATSVINGIEADVVTLALAYDVDAIAERGRIEKDWIKRLPDNSAPYTSTIVFLVRKGNPKQIHDWPDLLKPGVSVITPNPKTSGGARWNYLAAWGYALHHNNNDKAKAQDFVKNLYKNVEVLDSGARGSTNTFVERGIGDVLIAWENEALLAEKELGKDKFEIITPSESILAEPTVSVVDKVVDKRGTRDVATAYLKYLYSPEGQTIAAQHYYRPRDAAVAAKFAGQFPQLKLFTVDDTFGGWTEAQKVHFATGGVFDEISKR from the coding sequence ATGCGTAAATGGGGTGTAGGTCTGACATTGGTGCTGTTGGCGTCCGGCGCCATGGCGAAGGATATTCAATTGCTGAACGTGTCATACGATCCGACGCGTGAGTTCTATCAGGCTTACAACACAGCGTTCAGTAAGCACTATCAGGCGGAAACCGGCGACAAGGTGACGGTGCGCCAGTCGCACGGCGGCTCCGGCAAACAGGCGACCTCGGTGATCAACGGCATCGAGGCCGACGTGGTGACGCTGGCGCTGGCCTATGACGTCGACGCCATCGCCGAACGCGGGCGCATCGAGAAAGACTGGATCAAACGCCTGCCGGACAATTCGGCGCCTTACACCTCGACCATCGTCTTCCTGGTGCGCAAAGGCAACCCGAAACAAATTCACGACTGGCCCGATTTGCTCAAGCCGGGTGTGTCGGTGATCACCCCGAACCCGAAAACCTCCGGCGGTGCCCGTTGGAACTACCTGGCCGCCTGGGGCTACGCGTTGCACCACAACAACAACGATAAGGCCAAGGCGCAGGACTTCGTCAAAAACCTGTACAAGAACGTCGAAGTGCTGGATTCCGGCGCGCGCGGCTCGACCAACACCTTCGTTGAGCGCGGCATCGGCGACGTGCTGATCGCCTGGGAAAACGAAGCGCTGCTGGCGGAGAAAGAGCTGGGCAAAGACAAGTTCGAGATTATTACGCCGAGCGAATCGATCCTGGCCGAACCGACGGTGTCGGTGGTGGATAAGGTGGTTGATAAGCGTGGTACCCGCGACGTGGCGACCGCCTACCTGAAGTATCTGTATTCGCCGGAAGGGCAGACCATCGCGGCGCAGCACTATTACCGTCCACGCGATGCGGCGGTGGCGGCCAAGTTTGCCGGGCAGTTCCCGCAGCTGAAGCTGTTCACCGTGGATGACACCTTCGGCGGCTGGACCGAAGCGCAGAAGGTGCACTTCGCCACCGGCGGCGTGTTCGATGAGATCAGCAAACGCTGA
- the fpr gene encoding ferredoxin--NADP(+) reductase encodes MAEWVNGKVTQVKQWTDGLFSLVVNAPIDPFTAGQFAKLALEIDGERVQRAYSYVNAPDDANLEFYLVTVPEGKLSPRLNQLQPGSEVMVTKEAAGFFVLDEVPDCDTLWMLATGTAIGPYLSILQQGAGLERFKNLVLVHAARFARDLSYLPLMQQLQQRYNGKLRIQTVVSREEAPGSLTGRVPALIEDGRLEAAIGLTIDAETSHVMLCGNPQMVRDTQQTLKDHRQMRKHLRRKPGHITSEHYW; translated from the coding sequence ATGGCTGAATGGGTAAACGGCAAGGTTACGCAGGTAAAACAATGGACCGACGGGCTGTTCAGCCTGGTGGTCAACGCCCCCATCGATCCTTTCACCGCCGGGCAATTCGCCAAGCTGGCGCTGGAAATCGACGGCGAACGGGTGCAGCGCGCCTATTCCTACGTCAATGCCCCCGATGACGCCAATCTGGAGTTCTATCTGGTGACCGTACCGGAAGGCAAACTGAGCCCACGCCTCAATCAGCTGCAGCCGGGCTCAGAGGTGATGGTAACCAAAGAAGCCGCCGGCTTCTTCGTGCTGGACGAGGTTCCCGACTGCGACACGCTGTGGATGCTGGCGACCGGCACCGCCATCGGCCCCTATTTATCGATTCTGCAACAGGGCGCCGGCCTGGAGCGCTTTAAAAACCTGGTGCTGGTACACGCCGCTCGCTTTGCGCGCGACCTGAGCTACCTGCCGTTGATGCAGCAACTGCAGCAGCGCTACAACGGCAAGCTGCGTATCCAGACCGTCGTCAGCCGCGAAGAGGCGCCCGGTTCATTGACCGGCCGCGTACCGGCGCTGATCGAGGACGGCCGGCTGGAAGCGGCGATCGGCTTGACCATCGACGCCGAAACCAGCCACGTGATGCTGTGCGGCAACCCACAAATGGTGCGGGACACCCAGCAAACGCTGAAAGACCACCGCCAGATGCGCAAGCACCTGCGCCGCAAGCCGGGCCATATCACCAGCGAACACTACTGGTAA
- a CDS encoding helix-turn-helix transcriptional regulator, which produces MKTPELILLQLKALGPHSAKMLAERLDITPMGIRQHLQSLEKRELVCYEEARSKVGRPTRYWSLTERGHAFAAADQERLRESALQLFGGAGVEPLLNAREEQLYLRYAEELSAERSHQDRLTRLVRLRQHDGYMAELIEHPHGALLVENHCPIGVAGSSCSSLCNSELQLFHRLFGNDYRVERTAHAISGSRHCAYLIRPREL; this is translated from the coding sequence ATGAAAACACCTGAGCTGATTTTATTGCAGTTAAAGGCTCTCGGCCCGCACTCGGCCAAAATGCTGGCGGAGCGTCTGGACATCACGCCGATGGGCATCCGACAACATCTGCAATCCCTGGAAAAACGTGAGCTGGTTTGTTACGAAGAAGCGCGCAGCAAGGTCGGCCGCCCGACGCGCTACTGGTCGCTGACCGAACGGGGGCACGCCTTTGCTGCCGCCGATCAGGAGAGGCTGCGAGAATCCGCGTTGCAGCTGTTTGGCGGCGCCGGGGTGGAACCCTTGCTCAATGCGCGCGAAGAGCAGCTTTATCTGCGCTATGCCGAAGAGCTGTCCGCCGAGCGCAGCCATCAGGACCGATTAACCCGCCTGGTGCGGCTGCGGCAACACGACGGTTACATGGCCGAGTTGATCGAACATCCGCACGGCGCGCTGTTGGTGGAAAACCACTGCCCAATCGGCGTAGCCGGTTCCAGCTGCAGCAGCCTGTGCAATTCCGAGCTGCAGCTGTTTCACCGCCTGTTCGGCAACGATTACCGGGTAGAGCGCACCGCGCACGCCATTTCCGGCTCACGACATTGTGCTTATTTGATTCGACCACGGGAGCTTTAG